GTTGTCGTAGTTACCAGAGACTAGAGAATATTTTTGATAGTATGTAGTTGGTTGGAAGCGAGTCGAAAGAGGGAGAAATCCATCAAATTCAACTGCTTGCACCTGAATATCTTCTGGATTTTTGCTGTGTGATTTTTGAGTAACTGCTTGGTTTGTGTTGCTAATAATAGGCAAATATTTCAATTGTTGTTTCAAAAGATTTTTAAGATTGTCACGCTTTTGATAAGTCGCGGAAAAAGTAGCTAAACCTTTACTTAACCAAATATCTACAGCTTGATAAGTGCTCTCACCTTCCGGAGGTTCTTCCATTGCCGTTTCTTGCTCTGTGCTGGCTGCTTTTTGCAACACATATTGATATCCTGGTGATGCAGCAATTGTGCTAAAAGTTATATCCTCTCGACCGCTGTTGAAAGCACGAGCACCATCTGCCCAAATAATAAGTTTTGGTAGTTCCGATGGCTTAAGAACTCGACGCACAACAAAATCGACGACTTTTGCAGTTGCACCATTAATGCCAAAGTTAAAAACATCAATATTCTGAGAACCTTGAGTTGCTAAAGATTTAGAAAGAGCAACAGGATCTATTCCCCTCAAAGCGCGGGAAGATCCAATAATCAATACATCTGGTGGATGCCCTGTTTTTGCTAAACGCTGTTTGTATAGTATGAGTTGCTCATCTAATTGGGAAGCATTGAAACTTGGTATTTGCCTGAGTAATGATCCTGATTTGTGAGAACGTGCTGCAAGAATAATCGCAGTTGGTGTTGCTTTTGACTTCAACGGTGAGGCTTCCAAATCTGGTTGCGTAGAATTCGATGCATTGAATACATTGTTCTCATCTTTAGGAGATTTTTCTTTAGAAGTACTTGTAAAAAATGCAGTTCTCTGTTTCTGGTCAGCCGAATCAGTATACGATGTTTTAATAGTAGAAGATGATTTAGGCGAAACACTGCTAACCGTGGATGTTGGGGGTGTGATGCGGGATAAAAATTTCCCCAATATCCAATCTGTTTGTAAAGTCAGTAGTAATCCCAACGCACCCCATACTAAGGCAACTTTGAGTCCTTGTCCTTGATGATGATTTTTAGTTTTTTGTTGTGATTTGTTCTCTGTAAACAACTGCGTTGCTAAAAAAAGCTTTCTGACATTTGCGCTCCAATCTTGAGTCACTTGTGTGACAAAAATGTAAATTTCCTCTGTAGATATGTTAGGGCGCAGCACAGGTTCGTCAGTCTCAGAAGTTGGAAGCTCGTGAACATAAGCAGAGGTTGGAGCAAATTTTGGAGTTGCTTGTGCTACCAATGGTTCACGGTGTTTATAATCGACACTGTAGTCCCAAAAAGGTTCCTTGTTACCAGCACACCGACCGTAGACGCGCACACCAGCAATTCCGGAGATTTTTAGCTGATGCACAAACTCAGTCACTTGTGAAGCAACTTGTTCGCATGCTGGACAAAGGGGTGCATCACACATGATGTGCAATAAATCCCCAATGCGTTGCACAAAGACGCGAATACCTCCGGTTTTGAGACGCATATCTAAATCAGGGTTGAGCAAACGCTCAAGTAGGAAAACAATAGCACGTTCATCCCCATAAGTCGCCAGTTGCTGGGCTGAGATTGCAAGCGCTGGGTGTTCGTTAGCAGGTAAGGACAACCAATCAACCCATGCTGGTTGGTTATCTGTTGTTTTTTGTCCATACACTGTCGCTGCAACAATACCTTGGGGGGCTATTTTTTCTAAAACAGGTCTTACGGCTTGTAAACACAGTGTCTTCTCTAAAATTGGATCAGTTGCCAATGTTTCAGAAACTGGGGTACAAAAGATATGTAGTGTTGATTCTTTGAGTATTGCTTCTACTGTCACTTTTGACTCTAACAACGTCTCACTTAACAAACGTGACAGGGCTTGCACATCTCCCCAACGCGCCCATTCCTTAAGCATTACCTTAGATGGCGTCAAATCCACTTTGAACAGCCAATCTATCCTCTTTTCACCCTTGACACGCGAAGCGATCACAGCTTCTTGGTAACCAGAAAGTTTAAGATGCCGTAATTTCTGGGCGACTGGTTCGGCAATTAAAGATGGATCTGGGTTAGAATAACTCGATTCACAAAATACCCACAGCTGAGTTTGATTTTTGTAATTGTTTTGTGTGGATTTTTGCTTGATGACTTCAACTTCTACAGCAATATCAAAAGTACTGAGTGTTTCACTCAGATAACGAGCGATCGCCTCTGGATCTCCTTGGTGCGCTAAAGTTTCGTTAGAAACAATCAGCCCTCCACTAGCAGCTTTTTGCGATTTTCCCTCATCTTCTAGCAGCGCTTGCTCTACCTGTTCTAAATGCCGATCAAGTTGATTGAGATAAACTTTATGACACCATCTCGGTTGATTTTCCCCTTTTTTGCGTCCGTAGACAAAGACTTGATAAATTGCAGGTTGCTCAATGCTAGTCAGGACATCCAAATCTGTTTGTTGTAATGCTCGCAGCAAGTCAGACAGAGTTTGCCAACGCTGAGGACATTCTCGACCTTCACATAAAATGTGTAGTTCGTTTCCCTGCAACCGGATTTTTACCCCGAAAGTGCTAATCCCTGTTGCTTGGCTAACCCACTGCACTAGAGATTTTTGGCGATCTGGTAATTCTGTTTTCATGGAAAGTTGACTTGACAGGAAGCTGTGATTTTTAACAGTGCTTTCGTTGAGCAATAAATTACTTACTAGCTCAAGGGGATTTTGTCAATCCGTTTTGACTAGGAATTTAGTGAAATGATTCTCAATGGCTATTCCCGAATCGCCAATCCCCAATTCCTTGTAAACTAGAACTATAGAATTATGACACTATGTCGTTTTTTTTAACACTTTTGTTACCTTATAACTTTGTAAAATCGGCAAAAATAGTTGTGTACAGTTACAAGACTGACTTTTGTTTGGTTTTGCATTTTATCCCTTTCATTCTTGAACCCCCACCGAAAACTAATGCCACCTGTGACCCCCGGTTCTTTATCTGATTCTGGACTAAATCTAACTTTGTTTACCATTCCTCAGTCTTTGCTTTTGCAAGTTGGTACCGCATCTATACTACTTTTGCAAATAGCAGAAATTGGCACAACAGAAACTCTACAAGCGTTTGGGGAGGCGACAGTTGAATTGTTTCGAGGCGATCGCCTGCCGATTCTTAATTTCCCTGATGAAAAAGAATCTTAAAATCTCAAAAATGCACTTTGCCTCCTCAATGATTCTATGGCAATTGTCATAACTCAGTCAGCTCATAGAATCAAAAAATCTTAACTTGCTTAACCGGCATAAAGGATATGAATTACCTTTTATACTCTTTTACTCAGGCAGTGAACATCTACCCCGCCTCCGACTTATTTTTGCGCCATCGCCTGCAAGTCGTAGAGGAGTTGTGGGAGTCGGTTCTGCGCCAAGAGTGTGGTCAAAAGATGGTAGACTTGCTGCGGCAACTACAGGATTTGTGTTCCCCAGAGGGACAAGCAATCAACGACCAAGCTTCCTCTGTGTTCAAGTTGATAGAACAGCTCAATATCAACGAAACAATTCGAGCTGCTCGTGCTTTCGCTTTGTATTTTCAGTTGATTAACATCATAGAGCAGGACAACGAACAAAAACAGCAATTAATTCGTTATGAGGTAGAAACAGAGTCAACAACTCAAGAAACTCTACCAGATTTCATCTGTTCATCAAACCAAGAAGAAGCAGAAAATCCTGTTAACAGTGGACTTGGAGCAGACTTATTGACAAAAAGTTGGCAAGCAAACTCCAATAATAAACGAAAAGGAACTTTCGCCAGTTTGTTGCCTTATTTATTCAATTTAAACGTCCCACCACAGCAAATTCAACGTCTGATTGCACAGTTGGACGTGCAGCTTGTATTTACAGCTCACCCAACAGAAATTGTTCGGCATACAATCCGTGATAAACAACGGCGAGTGGTTAAACTGTTGCAACAGCTAGATGTAGTGGAAAAACGTTCTACAAACGGTAGTCCTTCGTGGGAAGTCGAGGAAGTACAAGAACAACTGCTCGAAGAAATTCGCCTGTGGTGGCGTACCGATGAACTACACCAGTTTAAACCCTCAGTACTCGATGAAGTAGATTATGCCTTGCACTACTTCCAAGAAGTTTTATTTGATAGTATTCCTCATTTGCACAAACGTTTAAAACACGCATTGTCTAGCACTTTTCCCTGGTTGGAACCTCCTGGGAAAAACTTCTGTAAGTTTGGCTCTTGGGTAGGAGCAGACAGAGATGGAAATCCATCTGTGACACCAGAAATTACCTGGCAAACAGCTTGCTATCAGCGCAACATTGTGCTAGAGAAATACATCAAGTCGGTGAGGCAGTTGATAAACTTGTTGAGTTTATCGCTCCATTGGAGTGATATATTACCAGACTTGCTGGAATCTTTGGAGTTGGAGCAGTCCCAACTGAGTGAAGTTTACGAGCAACTGGCCTTGCGCTTTCGACAAGAACCATATCGACTGAAGCTATCTTATGTGCTCAAGCGGCTGGAAAATACTCGCGATCGCAACCTAGCTCTGTACAAACGAGAACCCCTAAAGAATGAGAATATCCCAATTTACCATTCAGGAGCAGATTTTTTAGCAGAACTACGCTTGATTGAACACAACTTGACAGAAACAGGTTTGAGTTGTCGAGAATTGGAACATCTAATCTGTCAGGTAGAAATTTTTGGTTTTAACTTAACACATCTCGACATCCGCCAAGAATCAACCCGTCACTCTGATGCTTTAAACGAAATCTTGGAATACCTGGGAGTTTTAAAAGTCCCCTACGACGAACTATCAGAACAGGAGAGAACTGCTTGGCTAGTTGAAGAACTGCAAACACGTCGCCCGTTAATTCCAGCAGAACTGCCATTTTCCGAAAAAACGAACGATGTGATTCAAACTTTACGGATGGTGCGATCGCTCCAACAAGAGTTTGGTCATCATATTTGCCAAACTTACATTATCAGCATGTGTCGCCAAGTAAGCGACGTGTTGGAAGTGTTGCTACTGGCTAAAGAAGCTGGACTTTATGATCCGGGTACTGCTATTGGAAGCATTCAAGTTGTTCCCCTGTTTGAAACAGTAGAAGATTTGCAACGTTCCACAAGCGTTATGCGGGAACTGTTTACATTACCCTTGTACCGCGCTTTGCTAGCAGGAGGGTATAAAGCAGGGGAACAGGAAGCAGGGAGCAGGGAGCAGGGAGCAGGTGAGACAGCGCTGCGGGAGGGTTTCCAACGCCAGATACCTCTGTCGGGAAACCCTCCTTCAGTACTGGCTCCTCCGCAGGCGACTGCGAACCCGAAGGGGAAAGAAATAACTCCTTCATCTCCCCTAACGCCTAATTTGCAAGAAGTGATGCTGGGCTATTCCGACAGCAACAAAGATTCAGGTTTCTTAAGCAGTAACTGGGAAATCCACAAAGCTCAAAAAGCATTACAGAAAATTGCAGAAGAGTATGGTGTGAATTTGCGGATTTTTCATGGACGAGGTGGTTCTGTTGGACGCGGTGGTGGTCCATCTTATGAAGCTATTTTGGCTCAGCCCGGTCACAGTATCAATGGACGAATCAAAATTACCGAACAAGGAGAAGTTCTGGCTTCTAAATATTCCTTACCGGACTTAGCACTGTACAACCTAGAAACGATCAGCTCTGCTGTTATTCAAGCTAGCTTGCTGCGGACGGGGTTTGATGATATTCAACCTTGGAATGAAATTATGGAAGAACTAGCAGCGCGATCGCGTGTTCACTATCGCAACCTGATCTACGAACAACCTGATTTTATTGACTTCTTCCATCAAGTCACCCCCATTGAGGAAATTAGCCAGCTGCAAATTAGTTCTCGTCCAGCCCGTCGTCCATCTGGTAAAAAAGATTTGACTAGCTTACGGGCAATTCCTTGGGTTTTCAGCTGGACACAAACCCGATTCTTACTACCTTCTTGGTACGGTGTTGGTACAGCTTTGCAAGAATTCTTGAACGAAGAACCAGAAGAACATTTGAAGTTACTGCGTTATTTTTATATCAAGTGGCCCTTCTTCAAAATGGTGATTTCTAAAGCAGAAATGACCTTAGCTAAAGTAGACTTGCAAATGGCACAGCAATATGTTCAACAACTGTCTAACCCTGAAGACAAACCCCGTTTTGAGCAAGTTTTTGAACAAATTGCTAGTGAATACTATTTGACAAGGGGTTTGGTTTTGCAAATCACTGGTCATCAACAACTTTTGGATGGAGACCCCGTATTGCAGCGCTCAGTCCAGTTACGTAATGCTACAATTGTGCCCCTAGGTTTCATTCAAATTTCCTTGCTCAAACGCCTGCGCGAATCTCGAACAAATGTGACATCCGGAGTAATTCACTCTCGTTACAGTAAAGGCGAGTTGTTACGAGGAGCATTGTTAACTATCAACGGTATTGCCGCAGGCATGAGAAATACTGGTTGATTTATTATACACAGTCATTAGTCAAAAGTCCTGAAAGATCGACTAATGAACGGCAGTCCCCACAACGGTCAAAGCTCGCCGCTTGGGTTGCTTCCCCCGGCAGACTTTGGGGGAACCCCAAGGCCCTTCGGGTTCGCCAGTCGCCTACGGAGGGAGACCCTCCTGCAGCGCTGGTCTCACCAGATCCCTCTGTCGGGAAACCCTCTCCGAAGTTGCCACAACGCGGGGAACCCGACGCCAGATACCTCTGTCGGGAAACCCTCATCAAGTACTGGCTCCGCAAGGCACAACTCTTGGCAGGACTGGCTCCCTCCGGGTTCACCAGTCGCCTACGGCGGGAAACCCGCTCCGAAGTTGCCACAACGCGGGGAACCCGCGCAAGGCACTTCTCTCTGCTGCGCTGGATTCACCGCAAGGCGCTGCCTCCTAATGACCAATGATTAATAACTATAACTAATGACTAAAAATCGAACTCTCACTTGCACCTTTGTAGCCCTGCTGTCAGGATTTTTGGGAGGTTACATCGGAGGACAAATCACCTTAAGTCTCCACAGTCACAAGTGTCAAAACCAAACTTGGGGATTGAAGGAGATGTGTAATGTTTTGATTACACCAGGGGCAGTTTGGCAGGGTAGCACAACAGGACTGTGGACAGGAACTGTGTTGGGTGCATTTGTTGGGGGTTCACTGACACGCCGAACTCAGGAGTGAGGGAAGGAGGGAAGGAGGGAGTTATTTCTTCCCCTGCTTCCCCTGCACAAGATGCTTTATCTAAAAGAGGGGGTTTGGGGAGCTATAAGACCCAATGCCCCACGGCCACCCTATTGGAGTTGACGTGGGACTAGAAAAGTTTTTGGCAACCAGTGATGGTGTTCTCGTAAAGCCGCCTAAGTTTTTCAAGACAATGCAAAGCAAGCTGAAATTGCTGAGGCAAAAAGCGGTGTGGATTTTCCTCCCGCTTTATTGCCGTGCAACGCAGATTATCTAGAAAGCAAAAACGGTCGAAGAACTACGACAAACAGCGTATTAAAGTTGCAAGAATGCATCACACGATAGACAACACTCGTAAAGACTTTCACTTTAAACAAGCTCACGCCCTTTGTGATGCCGGAGATATGATCTTCATCGAAGATCTGGATTATTCTAAGATGGCAAAAGGGATACTGGGAAAGCATATGCTTGACGCTGGCTTTGGACAGTTCCGAACTATCACTAAGTATGTGTGCTGGAAACGAGGAAAGTTTTTTAGCTGCGTTGATCCAAGGGGAACTTCTCAAGAGTGTCCAAAATGTGGTGCGCTTACAAACAAAGACTTGAGCATTAGAATACATCATTGTTCTAGCTGTGGATACACCACAGATAGAGATGTTGCTAGTGGTCAAGTCATTAGAAACCGAGGCTATGCCTCAATTAGTACGCCAGGGCTTAGCGGAAAGGAAACTGCCTGTGCAGCCGATCTACCGGGGGCTGAGGTCACTCAGTCTAGGCAAGTGGCGAAATCCGGTAAGGAAAAAACTAGGAAGTCCAGTAAGTGATTACTGGAAGCCCCCGCTGAATCGAAGATTGCAGCGGGGGAGGATGTCACAACCCGTCAGTAGGGGCTGTTGGCGTTTGTCGATGACTCAAAGTTCTCCAGGTGTTAGTTCTGGTGTCAAAACAACGCCAAGTAGCTTCAGAAGAGTCTCGGTAGCAAAACACAGAGCGATCGCCAGCGTTAAGATTATCAGTTAAATAGTAAATAATTCCTCTAAAAGGATGAGTTTTTCGACTCAACCGCTTAGCTACTGCTTGATTGGGACATTCTACGACAAACACGGATTGTCCATCTAAATGACCCAAAGAGAAGATGCACATGCGCAAAATGGCTCGCAGCCAGCTTTCTGAGCTATCAAAATAATCATCAATAATTTTGTTAGTGAGAGCTTTTTCTAGAGCACGGTCTTTTTTATGAGGAGTGTGAGGGTCTGACATAGCGCAACAATTATGCTTTACCGTTGGTTTGAGATTAAACCAAAAGCTCCAAAAGTGACAAGCGTATGTCGAAACATACACTCATTTAGTTCAAAGTGAGTCAAGAACTTAGGGTGTAAGAATGTAAGGGGAGCCAGTGCACAGGCTAAGTTTCCCGCAAAGTCGAGCCAGCGCCGTGCCAAGAGTTGTCTGAGCGGAGAGCAGCGCCTTGCGGAGCCAGTCCTGCAGGAGGGTTTCCCTCCGTAGGGATCTGGCGTTGGGGTTCCCCCCGTTGTGGCGACTGCGGGAGGTTTCCTCCGTAGACGCTTTGCAGCTTGCCGCAGGCATCAGAACTTCGGAGGGTTCCCCCAAAGTCTGTCGGGGGAAGCAACCCAAGCGACGAGCTTTGACCGTTGAGGCGTCTGGCGTTGCCGGGCCCAAGATTCCGTCCGGCGAGCTTTGCGACTTGTTGCACAAGCGCGTTGTAAGGGAATAGGGGATATAAGAGTGTGGGGGCTTGTATCTTTCAGTTCCAGGATAGAGGTGTACAAAAATACAAATCCCTCTTACCCCTATACTTCTACGCCTTAGCTTCGGTCAAAAACAACTGCCTGATGTAATCCCCCATATCCCTTGCTTTTTGCCTACGCTGACTTTGTTGTGTTCACAAAGCCTGGTAAAATTCTCTAGTAAGGTGATTCAAACAGTGAACAGTTATAACTGATAACTGTTCACTGATAACTGGTAACTGATAAGAAACTGCCATGACTGCTGAAATTAACCAACAAAGCCAAACAACTAAAGGTGCTGATGCAGTTGATGAAGCAATTGCAAGCGGAATAGATTTTGATGGTTCCCCTATTCCCCCCACGAAACTAGAACTTTATCACAAAGTCATGGGGCTAGAAGGAAACAGACAGCGCAGTGGTGTCAGCAACACGATGCGATCGCGCATTGTGCGAATTGGTGCAAAGCACATACCCCAAGAAGAACTCAACCAACAACTCACAGATGCTGGTTTTGCAGCGTTAAAAGAAAAAGAAATTGCCTTCTTCTACGGTGGGAAGTGATACCATTTAGCCGTATCTTCACTTAAGGTGTGAGGCATGAAACTTAAACAAGTTCTTCTTGTAGTCTTGCTTGTAGTCATGCTTGGAGTTGGGTACTCTAGTATCTCATTTGCACAGGCTACACCAAACCAAGTTACATCAGAGCTAACCAGCGTTCTCAAACTCAAAACTAGCGAGTTACCGAAGGTATCGGAGTTAGAAGGCGAAATTTAAACGCTAACCATAGCACCCGGAGACGTAGGTGTCTGGCATACACATGGTTCGCCTGCATTTGCTTACGTAATTAGCGGTGAGTGTATCGTTGATACTCGCTCAGGTGAGCCTTCAATTACATTACCTGCTGGCAAAGCCATTATGGAACCTATTAATGTTGTTGGGCGTGCTAGAAATCCTAGTTTAACAGAGTTAGTCCTAAGAAGCCAATAATGTAAACAAGCCTAGACATTTATCAACAATTATTGACATCTTTAATCAACTCATCAACAAGCTCTCTAAGCCGTTTTTGCCAGTCAGGGACGGCTTTTAGCTTATCTTTAACTCCAGGTGCCACTTTAAAACACACAGGGTCTTTATCAAACGGTTTGTCACTAGTGAAACCTAATTTATGGTTTTTCCTGAAAGGCATTGTAATTGACTTTGTATATTGGTATACTAATTATCAAATAGCATTAGAGGTCAACGCACTTGGGCAAAGAAAAAGAGCCAGCCCAGTTTTTGTTGATCTGTCAACACCCACGAGTACTCGTTGTTTGTGAGTCACACTTGGCACAAGAAAATGAGCCAAGCCTAGTCCCTAAAAGGGACGCTACGCAAACGTCTGTTAATTCGTCGGCGTAGTAGGGTACTCGTTCTAATAAGGCTTGGCTCATTTTCCCAGTCGGAACCCCGCAAGGCTCTTTTTCCCAGTCATACCCCCGGTGAGCAATGCTTTTATCCATCAAGACAAAGCTAAAACTGAGTAAAGCCCAAGAAATAATAATGAGTAAACATGCAGGTATTGCAAGATTTAGTTACAACTGGGGCTTAGCTACTTGGAATAACTTGGTTAAAGATGGATTAAAGCCTAATAAATATATCCTTAAAAAGTTCTTTAACAACCATGTTAAACCTGAGTTTGAGTGGATTAAAGAGAAAGGTATTTGTCAGAAAATCACTCAATATGCTTTTGATAATTTAGGTGATGCTTTTTCTAGATTTTTCTCTCTTAAAGGTGGTTATCCTAACTTCAAAAAGAAGGGTGCTCACGACTCTTTTACTATTGATGCAAGTGGCAAGCCTATCCCTGTTGGTGGCAAGTCTGTTAAGCTCCCCACCATTGGATGGGTTAGAACCTATGAAGGATTACCACATACCACGTGTAAATCAATCACAATATCCCGAACTGCTGATAGCTGGTTCATTGCTTTTGCACATGAACAAGAACATGAACCAACTGTTAAGTCACACGAAATTGTGGGAGTTGATTTAGGTATCAAGGAATTGGCTACACTGTCTACTGGCGTGGCATTCCCTAATCCCAAGCATTACAAGACTAATCTAGAAAAACTTTGTAGACTATCAAAAAAGTTTGCCAGAAAAGC
This portion of the Brasilonema sennae CENA114 genome encodes:
- a CDS encoding DUF1574 family protein codes for the protein MKTELPDRQKSLVQWVSQATGISTFGVKIRLQGNELHILCEGRECPQRWQTLSDLLRALQQTDLDVLTSIEQPAIYQVFVYGRKKGENQPRWCHKVYLNQLDRHLEQVEQALLEDEGKSQKAASGGLIVSNETLAHQGDPEAIARYLSETLSTFDIAVEVEVIKQKSTQNNYKNQTQLWVFCESSYSNPDPSLIAEPVAQKLRHLKLSGYQEAVIASRVKGEKRIDWLFKVDLTPSKVMLKEWARWGDVQALSRLLSETLLESKVTVEAILKESTLHIFCTPVSETLATDPILEKTLCLQAVRPVLEKIAPQGIVAATVYGQKTTDNQPAWVDWLSLPANEHPALAISAQQLATYGDERAIVFLLERLLNPDLDMRLKTGGIRVFVQRIGDLLHIMCDAPLCPACEQVASQVTEFVHQLKISGIAGVRVYGRCAGNKEPFWDYSVDYKHREPLVAQATPKFAPTSAYVHELPTSETDEPVLRPNISTEEIYIFVTQVTQDWSANVRKLFLATQLFTENKSQQKTKNHHQGQGLKVALVWGALGLLLTLQTDWILGKFLSRITPPTSTVSSVSPKSSSTIKTSYTDSADQKQRTAFFTSTSKEKSPKDENNVFNASNSTQPDLEASPLKSKATPTAIILAARSHKSGSLLRQIPSFNASQLDEQLILYKQRLAKTGHPPDVLIIGSSRALRGIDPVALSKSLATQGSQNIDVFNFGINGATAKVVDFVVRRVLKPSELPKLIIWADGARAFNSGREDITFSTIAASPGYQYVLQKAASTEQETAMEEPPEGESTYQAVDIWLSKGLATFSATYQKRDNLKNLLKQQLKYLPIISNTNQAVTQKSHSKNPEDIQVQAVEFDGFLPLSTRFQPTTYYQKYSLVSGNYDNDYKYFRLQGEQNTALQTLLRFTQSQKITLVFVNMPVTAYYLDSVRSKYEQEFQQYMQSLAGKPNFIYQDLSQLWPKANDYFSDPSHLNRYGAYKISKKLANDPTIPWFSK
- a CDS encoding phosphoenolpyruvate carboxylase translates to MNYLLYSFTQAVNIYPASDLFLRHRLQVVEELWESVLRQECGQKMVDLLRQLQDLCSPEGQAINDQASSVFKLIEQLNINETIRAARAFALYFQLINIIEQDNEQKQQLIRYEVETESTTQETLPDFICSSNQEEAENPVNSGLGADLLTKSWQANSNNKRKGTFASLLPYLFNLNVPPQQIQRLIAQLDVQLVFTAHPTEIVRHTIRDKQRRVVKLLQQLDVVEKRSTNGSPSWEVEEVQEQLLEEIRLWWRTDELHQFKPSVLDEVDYALHYFQEVLFDSIPHLHKRLKHALSSTFPWLEPPGKNFCKFGSWVGADRDGNPSVTPEITWQTACYQRNIVLEKYIKSVRQLINLLSLSLHWSDILPDLLESLELEQSQLSEVYEQLALRFRQEPYRLKLSYVLKRLENTRDRNLALYKREPLKNENIPIYHSGADFLAELRLIEHNLTETGLSCRELEHLICQVEIFGFNLTHLDIRQESTRHSDALNEILEYLGVLKVPYDELSEQERTAWLVEELQTRRPLIPAELPFSEKTNDVIQTLRMVRSLQQEFGHHICQTYIISMCRQVSDVLEVLLLAKEAGLYDPGTAIGSIQVVPLFETVEDLQRSTSVMRELFTLPLYRALLAGGYKAGEQEAGSREQGAGETALREGFQRQIPLSGNPPSVLAPPQATANPKGKEITPSSPLTPNLQEVMLGYSDSNKDSGFLSSNWEIHKAQKALQKIAEEYGVNLRIFHGRGGSVGRGGGPSYEAILAQPGHSINGRIKITEQGEVLASKYSLPDLALYNLETISSAVIQASLLRTGFDDIQPWNEIMEELAARSRVHYRNLIYEQPDFIDFFHQVTPIEEISQLQISSRPARRPSGKKDLTSLRAIPWVFSWTQTRFLLPSWYGVGTALQEFLNEEPEEHLKLLRYFYIKWPFFKMVISKAEMTLAKVDLQMAQQYVQQLSNPEDKPRFEQVFEQIASEYYLTRGLVLQITGHQQLLDGDPVLQRSVQLRNATIVPLGFIQISLLKRLRESRTNVTSGVIHSRYSKGELLRGALLTINGIAAGMRNTG
- a CDS encoding RNA-guided endonuclease InsQ/TnpB family protein; this encodes MQRRLSRKQKRSKNYDKQRIKVARMHHTIDNTRKDFHFKQAHALCDAGDMIFIEDLDYSKMAKGILGKHMLDAGFGQFRTITKYVCWKRGKFFSCVDPRGTSQECPKCGALTNKDLSIRIHHCSSCGYTTDRDVASGQVIRNRGYASISTPGLSGKETACAADLPGAEVTQSRQVAKSGKEKTRKSSK
- a CDS encoding DUF4090 family protein; translation: MTAEINQQSQTTKGADAVDEAIASGIDFDGSPIPPTKLELYHKVMGLEGNRQRSGVSNTMRSRIVRIGAKHIPQEELNQQLTDAGFAALKEKEIAFFYGGK
- a CDS encoding cupin domain-containing protein, which translates into the protein MAPGDVGVWHTHGSPAFAYVISGECIVDTRSGEPSITLPAGKAIMEPINVVGRARNPSLTELVLRSQ
- a CDS encoding RNA-guided endonuclease InsQ/TnpB family protein, with the protein product MLLSIKTKLKLSKAQEIIMSKHAGIARFSYNWGLATWNNLVKDGLKPNKYILKKFFNNHVKPEFEWIKEKGICQKITQYAFDNLGDAFSRFFSLKGGYPNFKKKGAHDSFTIDASGKPIPVGGKSVKLPTIGWVRTYEGLPHTTCKSITISRTADSWFIAFAHEQEHEPTVKSHEIVGVDLGIKELATLSTGVAFPNPKHYKTNLEKLCRLSKKFARKAKGSKNRGKAKIQLAKHHLRIANLRKDTLHKITLRVRHFAIVTEAAKTASGLTTFLCKNHAKIVVEDLNVSGMLSNHKMAQVIADCGFHEFKRQLEYKAKKFGCEIIIADRWFPSSKICSNCGHIQDMPLKERTYNCKSCGHSMDRDLNAAINLSQCSACVKGVVDARRAASR